Genomic window (Diabrotica undecimpunctata isolate CICGRU chromosome 6, icDiaUnde3, whole genome shotgun sequence):
ATGGCCTCAGTAAATACAAAGTCTGAATAGACACATCTGTCCAGAATGACTCCTTGGCCAGTACTCAATACATGTGCCAATGCATCAACATACTGGGAAAGTCTGAAACAGTTatgaataattgtaaaattaagaGCAAATTTTAGATACAATATATACTACTCAAGCATAACGTTAGGATCACTCTACAATTTGAAGTAATTTTGGAAATTGGTATTTTTTTCAGTTGTAAAGTGACTAATTTATAGCAAAAagaaagatttattgaaagtaattaaaaaaaattataaatgcatACACTCCCACTGAAGAAGCTGAAGAGGATATTAAGCATTCTTTCTATGATCTGTTCAAATGATGATGCGATAAAGTACCCAGACATGACCTCATTATTTTACTTGGGGATGGATCattgatttttctttgtgaaatcCACACTGGTATCTGCCTATCTGATGAaatatgcactcttcacctttaaaccCCATTTTAATGTTTGTCAATAGGACATtctaatcaaaagatattgaatttttaccatcgagttaATACAAAATCTTATCAGCTATTATGATTTGCTTATGatgtacaaaaaagaaaaatgaaaaccACTGAAAATACTGCCTTGATATTCTACAATTTATACACTCACTATTCAATTTCTGATATGAATTTGAAGTTtatgttattaaaatattatttttgaaagtattttcaAATTAATcataattcttttttaattttttttaaatttaaccacTTAAAAGGTCAAATTTGCagctttttattttacaattaatttttgATAGTTTTATATACTAAAGTATTCGATAAGAACAAATATATTTCTGTTAGAAACAGAAATTAACATCTTGGAAGAATAAACAATAAAGGTAAATCAATTCACATCATGGTAGaggtatattttataattaaacttACTTTACTTGGTACTGTTGCATCTGGAACCTAAGAGTATGCCTATGTTTAGGATTCTTCAAGAAATCCATAACATCCCAACTCCTGCAGCTTTCAGGTATCTCAGAATCAAGCTTTCTTAAATCAAAGCCATAGCTATTAATATATTCCATATCCAAATTAGCCTCAGGTAAATATAACATTTCAAATTCTGCTGCTAGTTGTTTTGCAAGCTTTGATTTTCCTGCTGCTGGTGGACCCTCTACAACTattatctaaaatattaaaattattgtaaCTATCTTAAACGAAATTTaggtacataaaaaaaataggcAAATTTAATATTGATACAACTGTGGtcaatttattacatttttctcTTCAAGAGTTACAAAAGAATGTTGCCTACATTTGAATACTAACCTTAGAATTTTCATCTAATCTCGCAGTTGTCTTATcatacaaataatgaaataaattgaATCCTTTCTCTTGATACGGCCATGGGGCTGGTTTAGGAGATCGCTGCTCTTCACCACTTCTTGTAGTCTTACTAGAAATTGCTCGAATTAAAGTTACATTTTGAGTTTTGTTTAACACATTACATAAGCCTTGATTAACTCTGCTAAAACCGACTCTTACAAAAGTAGACATATTGAGTGTCTTAAGAAAAATACATATACTTTTTAAAACACTGCCTTCTCTCTATTTTATGTAACTTTAATAACCCCTTTCCAGCTGTCGCAACTGACAGTGACAAATGACAAAATGGTTAAAATTGGTTTAGATGTACCCTTCAGATAGGCAGCTATTATTACACTACTTGAAAATTTCCCAAATTTTCAATGTCGAATCTTGATAAAATTCTTTTCTTCTACTGTATTACGTGTTGTTGcaatattctttcattctgcTGTGTCTGTTCGTTCAGTGATATTTCACGAGGTCTTCCGCATGTTGTTTTCTTGAGGTTCCAAGGTCCAAGTACAGCTTTGAATTATTTTCACAGCTCGATTATCCAGCATTTTTTCTATGTAACCAATCcaatctaatattttttgtaactttaaaAATGTAATAACGTCTGCATTAATTGATCCAATTATCTTTCTAAGTCTTTTGTGTTCAAAGATTCTTAGTTGATTTTCATAAACGTTTTGTAAATGTATAAAAGCACTTATTAGCGCTATAAATATGCGTATCTATTTATATTTCTTCAGTGACGTTCTtcctatcttttttttttgagctCAGGTACTCAGCTAGATTACGTTTATTAGGTTCTCAGGTCGGATTTTAAGCacatattttcttttcttttcgttAACATTTAAGCAAAGTTTAGCAGGTTCTTGTTTAAGGTCTATATTATTTTGGGCTCATTATGGCAATATCATCCGAAAATGCGTATATTTGAAAAGATTTGAAAAGTATATTGATACAGACGGTGATtactaatattttaaaaagtactgTTAACTGATCATCTTTTATTGGCACCACTTGAAACCATTCAAAAccatttgtataatttttaaccagatttttaattatatatggaCAGATAAATTCTTGGATGCCCAATGTATCCCCAAGACCCAATACAActgccccactcagaaattggcaaaacatctcacCGTACCCCAcaaaccattagccgaaaacgcctgGTTCTTTGTCAAAAATTCTTTCTATTTCATTGATCTTCCGAAGAAcatttctatttcaccctcaaATATACTAGTTAGTGACATTTTTTCTTTATTCAgtaactcagtaattttcatgtTTATTCAAAGAAAAACGTTTATCCAAAGAGTAATTGGAATCATTAGTATGTTCTTAAAAGTTTTCCCAGGTTTCTTTAGACCTTCATTTCTATGTAATGATTTGTTTAGTCTATTAATTTTCCACTTGGGCGAAAAGACTGGATAACATCAGGTAAACGAGTGATAGAAAGACTGAATGTACAATAGGAGGAAAATTAAGTGTAAGACAACAATTAGAAAGAAAATGATAGGAAATATGAATACACTACGTATTAATACCAACGATAGATGGTACATAAAATAGGGTAAAGTGAAAACAGGTACAGCTTTAATGGGGCTAAATGATTACATTAGAAGTTGTACTAAACGGTGTGCAGAATTTTAAGTGGTATTATGAGGTCGAATTTCTAAAATAGAgaaaattcttaaaataaaacatatatttatacaaattttaaaaaagtacataaataatttatatggCCTTACGTCTATCAAGTATATTAAATTATCAATCTTCAGTTTTACTTCGTTTGACAGGGGGGCTATCAGATTCGGAATTTGTCCTGCTACGTTTTGTCACGTCTGTGACATTGTCACCATCATCTAGtgaattttcattaataattaacCGTTCCATATCACTATCTTCACTGTCGGAGACTAATTTGGGTCGAGATGGTTTATGTTGCTTTGGCATCTCATCTTCGCTGCCGTCAGAATTAGAATTAATATttgaatttgatttattattgtcTGTTACAGGTAAATCTTTCTCGGCCTCACTGTCATCATCCGAGGAAGATATAATTCGAGTTCGCCTGACAGTTGTAGATGGAGACTCCTGAGAACTATCGTTTTGATTTTGCGTATTATCTTCCGGTAAGTTATTATCTAGACCTGTTGTAATCAATTCATAGTGATCCTTTAAAGTATTAAGCTTAATGTGACTGGGTATCCTCCAATAGCTTTCTTGTTCATCAAACGGCGCTGAAAATCCGAAAGATCTTAGCAATTTTTGGAAATCTTCAGTCTCTAGAGCACTTTCCACATCTTCATCCAAAGGTACCAAAGGAATTCCTTCATGGTCCTCTTCAAAATCATCAATAACATCAAAGATGCTTTCTTTTAACCAAGTTAAAGCATTTTCTCTTCCTGCAGTTATATTTTCTTTAAGTAGTTTTATAATCGCTTCCTTTCCAGCAGTAACTGTATGAGGTCTTCGTTTTTTAGACGTATTTTTCGATTTATTTTTTAACAGGAACTCGCTTTGATGTGCTAGAGGCATCAGAATCGCTACTTAAGAAACCATCGGGAACTTCCTTTTTGTTGCTTTTAGTCTTGCTTTTCTTTTTCAAATCGTGTTTATCTTGAATTAATCCCAATGTTAACAtcttatctataattttatttttaggcCTAGGATAGCTTAATCCACTTACTATATATTTCAGTACATCTGGAGAATCTTTGAATTGAGAATATAATTCACGTAACTGTGTCTCCTCTTCTGCAGTCCAGTACGGAGAATTATTACGTCGACTTTTACcctgttttgaataattttccaAGATATCCaactcttttaattttttcagtACCATTCTTCTTGATCTAGTTTGGTTAACTAAGTTACTTAAAATCCAATCAACGACATCCTCTTCAATTTGCTTATCTTGATGTTCTTTGAATAATACTCTCAactcattttcttcttcttcagtccaCATTTTGCCAAGCGCTGCACTCGACTTTTCAGTAGTACCATACCCATGTTCAATTTCATATGCATCTTTCTTATGTTTCCAAAAGAGAACTTCAACAAACACTTTGTCGTTTGTTTGAGTTGTTTTAAAAAACTCCCTTAGTATGTATATCGCAAACTTTACCAACTCTTTATATTGAGGTAAATTCTTCAAAGAAAATATTCTCTGGAACGTTCTAAATAGACTGAGTTGAAACATCATAACATAGCATTTACAATCAAAAGCTATTCTATGCATTAATTTCAATATAGCATGATTTGTATTAACCGAATTAGTTTCAAAAGATTTCAATGCATAAGCAGCAGCTCTTACAATTTTTGGATGCAACAACCGACAAAGGAagtcattaaaattaaaattaacttcCTTTTCTCGAGGCCTGGATGGTTCATCTGattcctcttcatcttcttcctcctCATCGTAACTATCAGCATAAGAGGTATTTTCTATATGATTATCACCAAGATCGGCATAGAAAACATCTCTTAAAGCAAGAAACTCCTCTTCAATTGTCATGTTATCATTTCCGAAGGAATTATTTTCTGGCCAAACTTCTCTAGCAGCCCTCATCAAGCCTATGGCACTTTCATATTCGGAATGCCtcaatttgttttgaatttttttcatCGCCATACCTTTTTGGTCATCAATAGGTATGTCTAAGGTGGCATCAAATGGAGCATCTGTAAGAAACTCCCCACCAGATTCTATAATTGCTGACAACTCCGGACTCACTTTATCCCACATTTCATCCAAGTTTAGTTCAGTTGGACCATTTGAACTGGTATTTTTAGTTCGCTTCTTCTTCTttccttttgttttttgtttcactACAATTAAACCTTCAGATTTGCAGTACATCTCaaacatttttacaaataaatgCTGAGTTTCCATTAAGTCTCTTAAATAGAGATCAGTCATTTTTAATTCATCATACATTATTAATAAAGTTACTATAAACTCTCTGTACTCTGGTAggtaaaaaatattacttttgatAACTTTGGACGATTCATTAACCACCTTATCGGAAGACTTATCCATAACAAAAAGTGTTGATAATAGTTCTTTATAGCTTAACAATGCTGTGTGTAGTCTTGTTGACCagattaataatttctttttGTCAGTTTTCATGAGATCTAAATAATTTTCACTTTGTTGTTGAACATAATGGAAAGTTTGTACAGACAAGGTTTCACTGACAAGTTTTACTTCAAATTTGTAATATCtattaaaagatatgaaaaaacTTAAGGCCCAGAGATAATATGACTCATCATGATTTTCTCCACCACTTCTTACTAAAACGCCCTTTACATACTGCATCATATTGTTGTAAGCACCATTCAGATACTCtatacaaaattcttttaaaaatagtCTTATTGTAAAAGCTGATCTTCTCTCAATTTTATTATCAACCAGAGGTGCTCTATTCCTAGGAACTTTCTTCTGTCTTTTGTTGGTATCAAAATTTAACGAGTCTAATTTATTAAGAGGTCTATGAGAAATTAAATCATTATCTGTAATACTTTTCATGGATTTAACAACAAAAGTCCCTCCAAATCTGGAATGTCTGGAGCCCGTATACTTTTTAGCTTTATTTTGCTTTATATTTTGTTCAGTGTGCCTTATATTAACTAACTCAGCCTCATCTCTGATTTTTTCACCTTGACTTCGCTGTAAAGCTGCACTGGCTAGTTCACTAGGCTTTTGTCCTTtcaacataaaaaacataatttctaatatatacatataataaccTTGCTCTGCAGGATTTGtagtaatatataaaataatatccaATAAACCAGAGTGGTGAAGTGCCCATAACACTTGATCGTGAATACTAGCGTCATTGTCAGGTCTTTTCTCCATCATATCAGCAGGAACAAACATAATATTTCTTATAAGAACTAAAACTCGTTCTATCTTAACACCATTCTCATCCCCTCTATCAGTGTAATCAACGTCGAGGATTTTACTGAGATGTGTACTAAAAACAGCCCATACACCTTCATCCACAAAAGCTTCTTTGTATGACTTCAAGTGGTCTTCCAAGTCTAGGTAGTGATTTCGGAGAACTGAATCTGTTGGTATCTCAAAATTAAACAGTAACAAAGGAGGAGTGGTTAAATTCATTATGAGTCGTAACAGAACATCAAATAGATCACTTTCTTCATGATAACTTTTTAATAGAGGTAAGAGATCAGTTGTTAAAACGTTTGTGTCACCTAGTTGCCTTCTAATAGTGTGGATGTCATCATCTCTCCTCAGATAACGAATAAGATCTTTGACTGTTTCCAGAGTGTTCGTATCAgcataatatttattcgttttttcATCAAAATATCCCAATGCATTGCA
Coding sequences:
- the LOC140444044 gene encoding LOW QUALITY PROTEIN: protein timeless homolog (The sequence of the model RefSeq protein was modified relative to this genomic sequence to represent the inferred CDS: deleted 1 base in 1 codon) translates to MSSLLSAEISATCNALGYFDEKTNKYYADTNTLETVKDLIRYLRRDDDIHTIRRQLGDTNVLTTDLLPLLKSYHEESDLFDVLLRLIMNLTTPPLLLFNFEIPTDSVLRNHYLDLEDHLKSYKEAFVDEGVWAVFSTHLSKILDVDYTDRGDENGVKIERVLVLIRNIMFVPADMMEKRPDNDASIHDQVLWALHHSGLLDIILYITTNPAEQGYYMYILEIMFFMLKGQKPSELASAALQRSQGEKIRDEAELVNIRHTEQNIKQNKAKKYTGSRHSRFGGTFVVKSMKSITDNDLISHRPLNKLDSLNFDTNKRQKKVPRNRAPLVDNKIERRSAFTIRLFLKEFCIEYLNGAYNNMMQYVKGVLVRSGGENHDESYYLWALSFFISFNRYYKFEVKLVSETLSVQTFHYVQQQSENYLDLMKTDKKKLLIWSTRLHTALLSYKELLSTLFVMDKSSDKVVNESSKVIKSNIFYLPEYREFIVTLLIMYDELKMTDLYLRDLMETQHLFVKMFEMYCKSEGLIVVKQKTKGKKKKRTKNTSSNGPTELNLDEMWDKVSPELSAIIESGGEFLTDAPFDATLDIPIDDQKGMAMKKIQNKLRHSEYESAIGLMRAAREVWPENNSFGNDNMTIEEEFLALRDVFYADLGDNHIENTSYADSYDEEEEDEEESDEPSRPREKEVNFNFNDFLCRLLHPKIVRAAAYALKSFETNSVNTNHAILKLMHRIAFDCKCYVMMFQLSLFRTFQRIFSLKNLPQYKELVKFAIYILREFFKTTQTNDKVFVEVLFWKHKKDAYEIEHGYGTTEKSSAALGKMWTEEEENELRVLFKEHQDKQIEEDVVDWILSNLVNQTRSRRMVLKKLKELDILENYSKQGKSRRNNSPYWTAEEETQLRELYSQFKDSPDVLKYIVSGLSYPRPKNKIIDKMLTLGLIQDKHDLKKKSKTKSNKKEVPDGFLSSDSDASAHQSEFLLKNKSKNTSKKRRPHTVTAGKEAIIKLLKENITAGRENALTWLKESIFDVIDDFEEDHEGIPLVPLDEDVESALETEDFQKLLRSFGFSAPFDEQESYWRIPSHIKLNTLKDHYELITTGLDNNLPEDNTQNQNDSSQESPSTTVRRTRIISSSDDDSEAEKDLPVTDNNKSNSNINSNSDGSEDEMPKQHKPSRPKLVSDSEDSDMERLIINENSLDDGDNVTDVTKRSRTNSESDSPPVKRSKTED